In Vibrio cyclitrophicus, one genomic interval encodes:
- a CDS encoding fasciclin domain-containing protein — MFNHLSKTLSVLVATLLFTAFANANHHGMKKDIVDVATENGSFTTLVAAVKAAGLVDTLKGDGPFTVFAPTDEAFAALPEGTVDMLLKPENKDKLVAVLTYHVVPGKIMAAEVMKLNSAVTVQGEAVMVGIDHDSVMINKAKVVMPDVEASNGVIHVIDAVLLTK; from the coding sequence ATGTTTAATCATTTAAGCAAAACTCTGTCAGTACTGGTTGCAACCCTTCTTTTCACGGCTTTTGCTAACGCTAACCATCACGGTATGAAGAAAGACATCGTTGATGTGGCCACTGAAAACGGCTCGTTCACCACCCTAGTTGCGGCGGTAAAAGCAGCAGGCTTAGTAGATACATTGAAAGGTGATGGCCCGTTCACTGTGTTTGCGCCAACAGATGAAGCGTTCGCTGCACTACCCGAAGGAACGGTCGATATGCTGTTGAAACCAGAGAATAAAGACAAGTTAGTCGCAGTACTGACTTATCATGTTGTCCCCGGGAAAATTATGGCGGCTGAAGTAATGAAACTGAACAGTGCAGTCACAGTCCAAGGTGAAGCTGTAATGGTAGGGATTGATCATGACAGTGTGATGATCAACAAAGCCAAAGTCGTGATGCCAGACGTTGAAGCAAGCAATGGTGTCATCCACGTGATTGATGCGGTACTGCTAACAAAATAA
- a CDS encoding extracellular solute-binding protein: MKTFYVSIVASSSFLTGSALGQTHEIYLYNWDEFLSESVITQLRDTYDISLKQQYFSDESIRDEVLLSERRGAFELVIVESVKLKALAEQNLFHNLQDLQQSIAGNFDSRWVDGCGDYGIPYAWGTSGILYRSDKVTTPESWNAILDPDTKASGKISMYYEATDLVSTALLAHQFDPFTNNEQELRVAYKTLQTQKPHLESNEYVIDYIHQPERLSNIDLAYGYSGDSYALNDAEPGSSWAYVVPQEGTTLWLECIAAINNGALSSQATTIMTFLSQPNIAAQNAMDSWFATPSTKAKELTSQEYQNDPELFPSKEILNRSYLYKQLEPNSIQIRNRIVDSLR, translated from the coding sequence GTGAAAACATTCTATGTTTCAATTGTTGCATCATCATCCTTTTTAACTGGCTCTGCACTTGGCCAAACCCATGAAATTTACCTCTACAATTGGGATGAATTTTTATCTGAGAGCGTCATTACTCAGTTACGCGATACTTACGATATTTCGCTGAAACAACAGTACTTCTCTGATGAGTCAATAAGAGATGAAGTTTTATTGAGCGAACGTCGAGGCGCTTTTGAACTAGTTATTGTAGAAAGTGTAAAACTTAAAGCGTTGGCCGAACAAAATCTATTCCACAACCTCCAAGACTTGCAACAATCCATTGCAGGAAACTTTGATTCTAGATGGGTTGATGGATGTGGAGATTACGGTATCCCTTATGCTTGGGGGACATCAGGTATCTTGTATCGAAGCGATAAAGTTACTACTCCCGAATCTTGGAATGCCATTCTTGATCCCGACACAAAAGCCAGTGGCAAAATAAGTATGTATTACGAAGCAACAGATTTAGTGAGTACTGCACTGTTGGCACATCAATTTGATCCGTTCACGAACAACGAACAAGAACTGCGCGTTGCGTATAAAACCCTACAAACACAGAAGCCGCATCTTGAAAGCAACGAATACGTTATCGATTATATTCACCAGCCTGAACGCCTCTCAAACATTGACCTCGCCTACGGTTATTCAGGCGATAGCTATGCACTCAATGATGCCGAGCCTGGTTCATCTTGGGCATATGTCGTGCCTCAAGAAGGAACAACTTTGTGGCTAGAGTGTATCGCAGCAATTAACAACGGAGCGTTATCTTCACAAGCCACCACAATAATGACATTCTTATCTCAACCCAATATCGCCGCTCAAAACGCGATGGATTCATGGTTTGCAACCCCTAGTACAAAAGCAAAAGAGTTGACATCTCAAGAGTATCAAAATGACCCTGAACTTTTTCCTAGTAAAGAGATATTAAATCGCAGCTACCTATATAAACAATTAGAACCTAATAGCATTCAAATTCGTAACCGTATTGTCGACAGTCTGAGATAA
- a CDS encoding DUF2860 domain-containing protein, with amino-acid sequence MRFVLPVVFSAFASMPAYSGLAPSEGFSGNFSVLAGFYSDSSNLSTEQDSNQATNTMEGDSENQGLLGFLGTVQYTFGESLTHQVYAGTTREDIATGTIAFEIGYRHQLFGGTILDFSVLPTFISGKAWSDPYAVGVNRNETDVKGNVGRLQMTNIGGTGFRTDFAIGESDVDDELSGTQSSLGLTAEEIALLDRERTYIYAKAGYPFILPNKAGVFVPSMVYFHSDSKGGALSFNSYGVELNYAKRIGRHGFVATLDANDRQYDQAHPIYGKTREENEYGAFLAYEFSGLMGYKDWSFISLLGLRSIDSNIDFYNSEQVLASVGVDYKF; translated from the coding sequence ATGAGGTTTGTTTTACCAGTTGTGTTTTCGGCATTTGCTTCAATGCCTGCTTATAGTGGCCTTGCTCCAAGTGAAGGTTTCAGCGGTAACTTCAGTGTTTTGGCCGGTTTCTATTCAGACAGCAGTAACCTGAGTACCGAGCAAGATTCGAATCAAGCAACCAATACCATGGAAGGAGACAGCGAAAACCAAGGCTTACTTGGCTTTCTCGGAACCGTTCAATACACTTTTGGTGAATCTTTGACTCACCAAGTTTATGCCGGTACTACCCGAGAGGATATCGCGACAGGTACTATTGCGTTTGAGATTGGTTACCGACATCAACTTTTTGGTGGCACCATATTGGATTTTTCTGTTCTTCCTACGTTCATCTCTGGAAAGGCTTGGTCTGATCCCTATGCGGTCGGTGTTAATAGAAACGAAACCGATGTAAAAGGTAATGTTGGGCGATTGCAAATGACTAACATAGGAGGCACTGGCTTTCGAACGGATTTCGCAATTGGTGAATCTGACGTTGATGATGAGCTGTCAGGGACACAAAGTTCGTTGGGGTTAACTGCTGAAGAAATAGCACTACTTGATAGGGAGAGAACCTACATTTATGCCAAAGCAGGGTACCCTTTCATCTTACCTAACAAAGCTGGCGTGTTCGTTCCGTCTATGGTGTATTTCCATTCAGATTCGAAAGGTGGAGCGCTCAGCTTTAATAGCTATGGGGTTGAATTGAATTACGCCAAGAGAATTGGCCGACACGGTTTTGTTGCCACGCTAGATGCGAATGATCGTCAGTACGACCAAGCTCACCCAATTTATGGGAAAACGCGTGAAGAGAACGAATACGGCGCCTTTCTAGCTTACGAGTTTAGTGGTTTGATGGGCTATAAAGATTGGTCGTTTATATCTTTACTGGGTTTAAGAAGCATTGACTCCAATATCGATTTCTATAACTCTGAGCAAGTATTAGCGAGTGTGGGTGTGGATTATAAATTCTGA
- a CDS encoding cbb3-type cytochrome c oxidase subunit II, with product MMSKDFTHSIVILILTTVVVASFSLLVWVVPSIVRGDDIAEGSLAMPLTPIELAGRDIYISEGCHVCHTQMVRPLEPEVKRNGRPNQEADDIYEFPNLWGSKRTGPDLTNLGRKYSDQWHVFHLIDPRKVVPTSIMPSYPWLFEQTLTGDDISAKMEVLRTLGVPYTDQEIGDARLQVRGKTKGEALIRYLQSLGKDTSQEVSQ from the coding sequence ATGATGAGTAAAGACTTTACACATTCAATCGTCATTTTAATTTTGACCACCGTTGTCGTCGCCTCCTTCTCTTTATTGGTCTGGGTAGTGCCAAGCATTGTCCGTGGGGATGATATTGCCGAAGGCAGCTTAGCGATGCCGCTCACACCGATTGAGCTAGCAGGGCGAGACATCTACATCAGTGAAGGTTGCCATGTTTGCCACACACAAATGGTTCGCCCTCTAGAGCCAGAAGTGAAACGTAACGGTCGTCCGAACCAAGAAGCAGACGATATCTATGAGTTTCCTAACTTGTGGGGCTCTAAACGTACTGGCCCTGACCTCACTAACTTAGGTAGAAAGTATTCTGACCAGTGGCATGTTTTTCACTTAATTGATCCTCGAAAAGTCGTACCGACATCTATCATGCCCTCTTACCCTTGGCTATTTGAGCAGACTCTGACTGGCGATGATATTAGCGCCAAAATGGAAGTATTACGTACCTTAGGTGTGCCTTATACCGATCAAGAAATTGGTGACGCCCGATTGCAAGTAAGAGGCAAAACCAAAGGTGAAGCGCTGATTCGCTATTTACAAAGCCTGGGTAAAGATACGTCACAGGAGGTATCACAATGA
- a CDS encoding YgjV family protein, whose amino-acid sequence MSAFYLSQVLVAIAICFDLLSFQFKERKKIVTCLFFAGVLISSHFILLEQWTAASLMTIATIRYLTSVFSTSSKFKYLFCSMSVVATAVTYSGLTSILSCFASVFQTFAAFNKDDRRLRELMIIGTSFWLVHNYLVGSPTAVVMEALFICSNLVGYYRFYFKKNAIA is encoded by the coding sequence GTGTCAGCGTTTTATCTATCTCAAGTCTTAGTCGCCATTGCGATTTGCTTTGATCTTCTGTCATTCCAGTTCAAGGAAAGGAAGAAAATCGTCACGTGTTTGTTCTTTGCGGGCGTGTTAATTTCAAGTCACTTTATTTTATTAGAGCAATGGACGGCGGCAAGCTTAATGACGATTGCCACGATTCGTTATTTGACGAGTGTTTTTTCTACTTCTTCGAAGTTTAAGTATTTGTTCTGTTCGATGTCTGTCGTTGCGACAGCAGTGACGTACTCCGGGCTGACTAGCATACTGAGTTGCTTTGCTTCTGTGTTTCAAACCTTTGCTGCGTTTAATAAAGATGACCGTCGATTAAGAGAGCTAATGATCATCGGAACCAGCTTTTGGTTGGTCCATAACTATCTGGTTGGCTCTCCAACGGCGGTGGTGATGGAAGCGTTGTTTATTTGCAGTAACTTGGTCGGCTATTACCGCTTCTACTTCAAAAAGAATGCGATAGCTTAG
- a CDS encoding cytochrome c has protein sequence MSLNIKRLNPMATLSTLAMTLVIFPVSAEVNQEQFELGKQKAKVCMTCHGADGISTQDPYPNLRGQKVGYLISSLKDYQTRERTSGLAILMQQQADTLSDQDIRDISYFYSMLGNDPSSLNDSN, from the coding sequence ATGAGTTTGAATATAAAAAGATTGAACCCCATGGCGACACTTTCTACTCTAGCAATGACGCTGGTCATATTTCCTGTTTCAGCGGAAGTTAATCAAGAACAATTCGAGTTAGGGAAACAAAAAGCCAAAGTGTGCATGACCTGTCATGGCGCTGATGGCATCTCAACACAAGATCCCTACCCGAACCTTCGCGGTCAAAAAGTGGGATACCTCATCTCTTCACTGAAAGATTACCAGACTCGAGAAAGAACCAGTGGCTTAGCGATTCTCATGCAACAACAAGCCGATACGCTCTCAGACCAAGATATCCGCGACATTTCCTATTTCTATTCAATGCTTGGTAACGACCCAAGCTCGCTTAACGATTCAAATTAA
- a CDS encoding GGDEF domain-containing protein gives MPVLKKLYFVLIPTLLFVFTIAAMVTYNFASNHAKHMYLDKVQFDVNTALVAAEYEQLGLSLLVKDIGSSLQFLRYIQNPSDYTTLSLLEKRVLRVINQNHVSQFGQRNIYIIDPKFKLTLSTLRADPFEGLKIPDNIYEKIFDIYTSLINKNELSNEGFSYISVSGELRYAYVAAIDPYLLPQDKRASNSLNRYILIADGPLIQLSSLLIKYNDDDNIQFLIEPSSDAANVENTQFVIKSIEQTQDNINVQMTSRHLIAQVNIREQKFNHEKAIIAKQTLLGGFGTLFTIMLIVHLVVRYQLVRPLKGLLHEISIGGLKLRYFKRSSGQSEIDGLKNAYIDSLTELKFEAEFDQLTKLANRRSFIRHLDVRLKSSMNPHCYVVCWDIIDFRKINDLYGAKVGDNVLISLAKALKETLLNQQSSLGFSCSDYSLARLGGNQFIAILETDKHQLINEEIENINNTLTGTTFLDYYGFRLSLATGVLPLDTPKFEDIWHRCIDEMLVNAKSHSDGESRIVYGEELLHTLERHDVVEKRLLECCESDNFELRFMPIFNAKTLQIDGAECLIRCPALFDIDAGPEEFIPVAERSNLIARLDMWVINTAIRSYKELSELHKYEGTLSINISAMELYNRNFADNIRKVLERYQVPPGNIIIEITETSYVKSTKLTVQTIESLRSLGLKVSLDDFGTGYTAFNQLLHYPVDELKIDKSFIDNMVDDKAGRKMVESMVNLGHSCDTLVVGEGVESIEQYHYLRKANCDLIQGYLFSQPLTYLEFIDFVRNHNPQAILNPKSVTRSSA, from the coding sequence ATGCCAGTATTGAAAAAGCTGTATTTCGTACTCATACCCACACTGCTATTTGTCTTTACGATAGCGGCAATGGTCACCTATAATTTCGCATCAAACCATGCGAAACACATGTACCTCGACAAAGTACAATTTGACGTTAACACTGCGTTAGTTGCTGCTGAGTATGAACAACTCGGTTTGTCTTTGTTAGTTAAAGATATCGGGTCGTCGTTACAGTTTCTTCGCTACATTCAAAACCCTAGTGATTACACCACCCTGTCTCTCCTTGAAAAACGAGTACTGCGCGTAATAAACCAGAACCACGTTAGCCAATTTGGACAACGTAATATCTACATCATAGATCCCAAGTTTAAATTAACACTGTCTACATTAAGAGCCGACCCTTTCGAAGGGTTAAAAATTCCCGATAATATTTATGAAAAAATCTTCGACATATATACTTCATTGATAAATAAGAACGAACTATCAAACGAAGGTTTTTCTTATATCTCAGTCAGTGGTGAGCTTAGGTACGCTTATGTTGCTGCAATTGATCCTTACCTACTCCCTCAAGACAAGCGTGCTAGCAACAGTTTAAATCGCTACATATTGATTGCTGACGGACCTCTGATACAACTCTCTAGCTTATTAATCAAATACAATGACGATGACAATATTCAGTTCTTAATCGAACCATCATCAGACGCTGCCAACGTCGAAAATACCCAGTTCGTTATCAAATCAATTGAGCAAACCCAAGACAATATCAATGTGCAGATGACCAGCCGACACCTCATCGCGCAAGTGAATATTCGAGAACAAAAATTCAACCATGAGAAAGCCATCATCGCTAAACAAACCTTGTTAGGTGGCTTTGGCACTCTCTTTACGATCATGTTGATCGTGCATTTAGTGGTGCGCTACCAACTTGTGCGACCCCTCAAAGGCTTATTGCACGAGATATCTATCGGTGGGTTAAAGCTTCGTTATTTCAAGCGGTCGTCTGGGCAAAGTGAAATTGATGGCTTAAAGAACGCGTACATTGACTCGTTGACGGAATTAAAATTCGAAGCTGAGTTTGATCAACTCACTAAGTTAGCCAACCGACGCTCTTTCATCAGACACCTCGATGTACGACTAAAAAGCTCAATGAACCCACATTGCTATGTGGTTTGCTGGGACATCATCGACTTTCGTAAAATCAACGATCTTTATGGCGCAAAAGTTGGTGATAATGTACTGATAAGCTTAGCTAAAGCACTGAAAGAAACGCTACTCAACCAGCAATCATCTTTGGGCTTTAGTTGCAGTGATTACTCTTTAGCAAGACTGGGAGGAAACCAGTTTATCGCGATTTTAGAGACAGATAAGCATCAACTGATAAACGAAGAAATTGAGAACATCAACAATACGCTGACAGGGACCACATTCCTTGATTACTATGGGTTTCGATTATCACTCGCAACGGGCGTTTTGCCGCTCGACACACCCAAGTTCGAAGATATTTGGCACCGATGCATCGATGAAATGTTGGTGAATGCGAAGTCCCATAGTGATGGCGAAAGTCGCATTGTTTATGGCGAAGAGTTGTTACATACCTTGGAACGCCATGACGTTGTAGAGAAAAGACTCTTAGAGTGCTGCGAAAGTGACAACTTTGAACTTCGCTTTATGCCTATTTTTAACGCCAAGACACTTCAGATAGATGGTGCAGAGTGCCTGATTCGTTGCCCAGCCTTATTTGATATCGATGCAGGACCAGAAGAATTCATCCCAGTGGCTGAAAGAAGTAACCTTATTGCTAGGCTCGATATGTGGGTCATTAACACCGCTATCAGAAGCTATAAAGAGCTTTCAGAGCTTCACAAATACGAGGGCACTCTGTCGATTAATATCTCGGCGATGGAGCTCTACAACCGTAATTTTGCCGACAACATCCGTAAAGTACTCGAACGTTATCAAGTACCTCCTGGTAATATTATTATAGAGATTACCGAGACCAGTTACGTGAAAAGCACCAAGCTTACAGTGCAGACTATAGAAAGCCTCAGAAGCTTAGGTTTAAAGGTTTCCCTCGATGACTTTGGTACGGGCTACACTGCGTTTAATCAGCTTCTCCACTACCCTGTAGATGAGCTCAAAATTGATAAAAGCTTTATCGATAACATGGTAGACGACAAAGCCGGCCGTAAGATGGTCGAATCAATGGTTAACTTAGGCCACTCCTGTGACACGTTAGTTGTCGGAGAAGGTGTTGAATCTATAGAACAGTATCATTACCTCAGAAAAGCCAACTGTGATCTAATACAAGGCTACTTATTCAGTCAGCCACTCACTTATCTGGAATTCATCGACTTTGTTCGAAACCATAACCCTCAAGCGATTTTAAATCCGAAATCTGTTACCAGATCGAGTGCTTGA
- a CDS encoding PhzF family phenazine biosynthesis protein, with the protein MDLEIYQVDSFTTQAFKGNPAGVCISQEPLNESLMFSIAEEMAVSETAFLALNTMTLKWFTPEVEVRLCGHGTLATVHVMKEQGLLETGDKVVFNTLSGELSATVCELSIELDFPSTKLSLDSEPNLALLEHLGIELCQVVSLREFDSKQLIEVTDEHVLLALAPNFDALKGMKGRGVVVTALSSNPELDFVSRYFAPWVGVNEDPVTGSAHCALTQHWTEKLNKRSFSAYQASRRGGYMSTELLDNGRIKLIGSATTVISGVLKV; encoded by the coding sequence GTGGATTTAGAAATATATCAAGTAGATTCGTTTACAACTCAAGCATTTAAAGGGAACCCTGCTGGGGTCTGTATCTCTCAAGAGCCATTGAATGAGTCGTTAATGTTTTCAATCGCTGAAGAGATGGCGGTATCCGAAACGGCTTTTCTTGCGCTCAACACCATGACACTTAAATGGTTCACTCCCGAAGTCGAAGTGAGGCTGTGTGGGCATGGCACACTGGCAACTGTTCATGTAATGAAAGAACAAGGATTGCTTGAGACAGGTGATAAGGTCGTGTTTAACACTTTATCTGGGGAGTTATCTGCCACAGTTTGTGAATTGTCTATTGAGCTTGATTTTCCTAGCACCAAACTGTCATTAGATTCTGAACCCAATCTCGCGCTGCTTGAACACCTAGGCATAGAGCTGTGCCAAGTTGTTTCATTGAGAGAGTTTGACTCTAAGCAGTTAATCGAAGTGACTGACGAACACGTGTTGTTGGCGCTGGCACCCAACTTTGATGCCTTGAAGGGTATGAAGGGGCGAGGTGTTGTTGTGACGGCCCTGTCGTCGAACCCGGAGCTCGACTTTGTTTCTCGTTACTTTGCTCCTTGGGTGGGTGTTAATGAGGATCCGGTTACTGGCTCGGCGCATTGTGCACTCACGCAGCATTGGACAGAGAAGTTAAACAAACGCAGTTTCAGTGCCTATCAGGCATCACGCCGTGGCGGGTACATGTCGACCGAATTATTGGATAATGGGCGCATAAAGCTTATTGGTTCTGCTACGACTGTGATCAGTGGTGTGTTAAAGGTTTAA
- the ccoN gene encoding cytochrome-c oxidase, cbb3-type subunit I produces the protein MEQVTTQYSIKVVKYFIIASLVWAIVGMIIGVILAAQLYWPVLNFDSQYFQFGRLRPLHTSGVIYGFVVNILMGTSLYIAQRTGHCDLFNKSLSWMVFWGWQFILLLAVISLPAGHTSSKEYAELEWPIDLMIVLVWVLYAVLFFGTLAKRKVSHIFVANWFFAAFIIVVAMIFIVNNLAMPVLAMKSYSVFAGAQDAIVQWWWGHNAVGFLLTAGVIGMNYYFIPKAADRPIYSYRLSVIHFWGLVGFYTWAGTHHLVYSSVPIWIQNIGIVMSLILWLPSWAGAFNSAMTLLQNKEKLKSDYILLFFFSAILYYCLATFEGPLLAIRWFNMVAHNTEWIIGHVHSAALGWVGMSGIAVFYYFIPRLWGQTDLWSRRLIKWHFWLAHAGVAIYAIALWIAGIGEGYMWLAQNENGELIYSFVEAMDFKAPWLFMRFFGGALFVLGLFLMAFNLYKTVRMPVVHDAKHTVNEGA, from the coding sequence ATGGAACAAGTGACAACGCAATACAGCATTAAGGTCGTGAAGTACTTCATCATCGCATCCTTAGTGTGGGCAATTGTAGGAATGATCATCGGCGTGATTCTCGCCGCGCAATTATATTGGCCAGTCTTAAACTTTGATTCTCAATATTTCCAATTTGGTCGACTGCGCCCACTACATACATCAGGAGTAATTTACGGCTTCGTCGTGAATATCTTGATGGGGACGTCGTTGTACATTGCCCAGCGAACCGGTCATTGTGACTTGTTCAATAAAAGCCTTTCATGGATGGTATTTTGGGGCTGGCAATTCATCCTGTTACTTGCGGTCATTTCTCTACCCGCAGGCCACACAAGCTCAAAAGAGTATGCAGAGCTTGAATGGCCAATCGACTTAATGATTGTGCTAGTTTGGGTGCTGTATGCGGTGTTGTTCTTTGGCACCCTTGCTAAACGTAAGGTGAGCCATATCTTCGTGGCTAACTGGTTCTTTGCTGCTTTCATCATCGTCGTCGCAATGATTTTCATTGTGAACAACCTCGCGATGCCTGTATTAGCGATGAAGTCCTACTCTGTGTTTGCAGGGGCTCAAGATGCGATTGTTCAATGGTGGTGGGGACACAATGCTGTAGGCTTCTTGCTGACCGCTGGCGTGATTGGTATGAACTACTATTTCATACCTAAAGCGGCAGATCGACCTATCTATTCGTACCGCTTGTCTGTGATCCACTTTTGGGGCTTAGTCGGCTTCTACACTTGGGCCGGAACGCACCATTTGGTTTATTCTTCCGTTCCTATCTGGATTCAAAATATCGGCATCGTAATGTCATTGATCCTTTGGCTCCCTTCTTGGGCCGGTGCGTTCAATAGCGCAATGACCCTCTTACAAAACAAAGAAAAGCTGAAGTCTGACTACATTCTTTTATTCTTTTTTTCAGCAATTCTTTACTACTGCTTGGCGACATTCGAAGGTCCACTACTCGCTATTCGCTGGTTCAACATGGTGGCACACAACACCGAATGGATCATCGGGCACGTACATTCCGCGGCTCTCGGATGGGTTGGGATGTCAGGGATAGCGGTTTTTTACTATTTCATTCCACGCTTATGGGGCCAAACCGATCTTTGGTCACGACGACTGATTAAATGGCACTTTTGGCTCGCTCATGCTGGTGTCGCCATTTATGCAATAGCACTTTGGATAGCAGGGATCGGTGAAGGTTATATGTGGCTCGCTCAAAATGAAAATGGCGAACTGATTTACAGTTTTGTAGAGGCTATGGACTTTAAAGCACCTTGGCTATTCATGCGTTTCTTTGGTGGTGCGCTGTTTGTACTTGGATTGTTCTTAATGGCATTCAACTTGTACAAAACGGTTCGTATGCCAGTAGTACACGACGCTAAACACACCGTTAATGAGGGAGCTTAA
- a CDS encoding cupin domain-containing protein translates to MPNIYDDIPSSLPNEIFNDLIANDSVRIERILSHGHNSPEEGWYDQDENEWIMVIEGQGVIEFEDGRVVTLSKGDYINIAAREKHKVIGTDKDMVTIWLAVFYR, encoded by the coding sequence ATGCCAAACATTTACGATGATATTCCTTCGTCACTACCCAATGAGATATTCAATGACCTGATTGCCAACGACAGTGTTCGAATCGAAAGAATACTATCGCATGGGCACAATTCACCAGAAGAGGGTTGGTATGACCAAGATGAGAATGAATGGATAATGGTGATTGAAGGTCAAGGTGTCATCGAGTTTGAAGATGGACGTGTTGTTACCTTGTCTAAAGGGGATTACATCAACATTGCTGCGCGTGAGAAGCACAAGGTGATTGGCACAGACAAAGACATGGTGACGATCTGGCTCGCTGTGTTTTATCGTTGA
- a CDS encoding GNAT family N-acetyltransferase, which yields MVRIRNYQASDDKALWEIFFYTVRNVNVRDYSQQQVEAWAPSSFEFALWQKRMNGLQPFVAELDGRVVGYTDLQPNGLIDHFFCHHEYQGKGVGRALMEHVFSVGRVRGVSRYFSEVSITARPFYEHLGFKVVNEQEVEMRGVKLTNYVMEKVIQ from the coding sequence GTGGTTAGAATTCGAAACTATCAAGCGAGTGATGACAAAGCACTATGGGAGATCTTCTTTTATACCGTACGTAATGTTAATGTTCGAGATTATTCTCAACAGCAAGTAGAAGCTTGGGCACCCAGTAGCTTTGAATTTGCGTTATGGCAAAAGCGTATGAATGGGTTGCAACCCTTTGTTGCTGAACTCGATGGTCGCGTTGTTGGCTATACTGACCTGCAACCCAATGGCTTGATTGATCACTTTTTCTGTCATCACGAATATCAAGGTAAAGGCGTAGGAAGAGCTTTGATGGAGCATGTATTTTCAGTCGGCAGAGTTCGCGGTGTTTCTCGATACTTCTCAGAAGTGAGTATTACCGCCAGACCTTTCTATGAACATCTTGGCTTCAAGGTTGTGAACGAGCAAGAAGTCGAGATGCGAGGCGTAAAATTGACGAACTATGTGATGGAGAAGGTGATCCAATAG
- a CDS encoding diguanylate cyclase, whose protein sequence is MKKLLSMAVIKVVVLSLAVVVLSVNIYSVTRINDINKSFSNRQNEATWFVFQLVKEYANFLMVSHAKTIDYDELWLAYDITWSRFDILINSTESSNFIRSANFKPYFTAEFEKFKSLESSIKLVSTGQLPKESLQKKVDICYTTLVEFINEKFRLQSPVIEENTSMVGKFVVVHQISSAFLVLVLLMIGIIFYLDFSIKRKLHYTDFITGFRNRVSLMKFVKNSYPTNNNFDLYFVRIRNLSEINQKYGLEYGDLVVSSAARSLTSKVPESTISFRSSGSQFLFFIPEHLYTSDEIQEKFNDVLKDYISAGNLELMIDAVVRHKKNISSKDMMELLTTMQS, encoded by the coding sequence ATGAAGAAGCTGTTGTCTATGGCTGTAATCAAAGTCGTTGTTTTGTCTTTAGCCGTGGTTGTTCTATCCGTCAATATCTACAGTGTTACTCGAATTAATGACATCAATAAGAGCTTTTCTAACCGTCAAAATGAGGCCACATGGTTCGTTTTTCAACTCGTCAAAGAGTATGCGAATTTTTTGATGGTCAGCCATGCAAAAACGATTGATTATGATGAATTATGGTTGGCTTATGACATTACTTGGAGTCGCTTTGATATTCTGATCAACAGTACTGAATCGTCCAATTTTATCCGGTCAGCAAACTTTAAGCCTTACTTTACCGCAGAGTTTGAAAAGTTTAAGTCGCTAGAATCGTCAATTAAATTGGTCAGTACAGGGCAATTACCTAAAGAATCGCTGCAGAAGAAAGTCGATATTTGCTACACCACGTTGGTCGAGTTCATTAACGAAAAGTTTCGGTTACAAAGCCCAGTTATTGAAGAAAATACCTCAATGGTAGGAAAATTTGTTGTTGTTCACCAAATCAGCAGCGCCTTCCTTGTCTTGGTTTTGTTGATGATAGGCATCATTTTCTATCTCGATTTTTCCATTAAACGAAAACTTCATTACACCGACTTCATTACAGGCTTTCGAAATCGGGTATCGTTAATGAAATTTGTTAAGAACAGCTACCCAACAAATAATAATTTCGACCTCTATTTTGTGCGAATCAGAAACCTCAGTGAGATAAACCAAAAGTACGGACTTGAATATGGAGACTTGGTGGTGAGTTCTGCTGCTAGGTCTCTGACGTCGAAGGTCCCTGAAAGCACTATCTCGTTTCGTAGTAGTGGCAGCCAGTTTCTATTCTTCATTCCTGAACATTTGTACACAAGTGATGAGATACAGGAAAAATTCAATGACGTACTCAAGGATTATATCTCGGCGGGAAATCTAGAATTGATGATTGACGCTGTAGTTAGACACAAAAAGAACATCAGTTCTAAAGATATGATGGAGCTATTAACGACGATGCAGAGCTAA